One Alteromonas sp. KC3 DNA segment encodes these proteins:
- a CDS encoding OsmC family protein — MKAHVSWDKDLTFTGTTDSGYKTVMDGSGKAISPMESVLVAVGACSSVDVVDIIKKGRFDITSCECELEAVRADEPPRVFTKIHAHYTVSGEGISEKALARAVQLSAEKYCSVMLMLTGNVDITTSYTLV; from the coding sequence ATGAAAGCGCATGTTTCTTGGGATAAAGACCTTACTTTCACTGGCACCACTGACAGTGGTTATAAAACAGTTATGGACGGCAGCGGCAAGGCGATTTCCCCTATGGAGTCGGTATTGGTTGCTGTAGGTGCATGTTCAAGCGTTGACGTGGTAGATATAATCAAAAAAGGACGTTTTGATATTACCTCATGCGAGTGTGAATTAGAGGCTGTTCGCGCTGACGAGCCACCGCGTGTATTTACAAAAATTCATGCGCATTACACCGTTTCGGGTGAAGGCATAAGCGAAAAAGCCCTTGCACGCGCAGTGCAGCTCTCAGCGGAAAAATATTGTTCTGTAATGCTAATGCTAACCGGTAACGTGGATATAACCACCAGCTATACTTTAGTGTAA